A single Epinephelus fuscoguttatus linkage group LG13, E.fuscoguttatus.final_Chr_v1 DNA region contains:
- the tmem223 gene encoding transmembrane protein 223, which produces MGLERLLCGTVGCYSRQFRLFNIQQRVFQCNVTSMSTQASPSTSNIVNRVTCIAGLCSKIFLHTGRLGAAHRQLAARRSLCTSAQPSRDVTLFQHDRTRFFRLLTVFCGGQVLFWTYMGHFAYTGLRDTGSATEKGRAKTSTTTTGLAGMWSFEMNLGSNTWRYSFTLGCLAIGAGIVGLGVLFCRRSVSQVVLHRGGRMVTISTQSPLGPDRGRSITVPLSQVACHAHRHESPSFIPLKVKGHKFYFLLDKEGTVNNARLFDITVGAYRPV; this is translated from the coding sequence ATGGGTCTGGAGCGGCTGCTCTGCGGGACGGTGGGGTGTTACTCCAGACAGTTTCGACTCTTTAACATTCAGCAAAGAGTCTTTCAGTGTAACGTTACGTCGATGTCCACACAGGCATCACCGAGCACTTCCAACATAGTTAACCGGGTCACATGTATAGCAGGTCTGTGCAGCAAGATATTCCTCCACACAGGCCGCCTCGGAGCGGCTCACAGGCAGCTGGCTGCCCGCCGCAGCCTCTGCACCTCCGCTCAGCCCTCCAGAGACGTCACCCTCTTCCAGCACGACAGGACCCGCTTCTTCCGGCTCCTCACGGTCTTCTGCGGCGGACAGGTGCTCTTCTGGACATACATGGGCCACTTCGCTTACACCGGACTCAGAGACACAGGGAGCGCCACAGAGAAGGGGAGAGCCAAGAcgtccaccaccaccaccgggCTGGCTGGGATGTGGAGTTTTGAGATGAACCTGGGCTCAAACACCTGGAGGTACAGCTTCACGCTGGGGTGTCTGGCCATCGGTGCGGGGATTGTCGGACTCGGGGTCCTGTTTTGCCGGCGCTCTGTCAGCCAGGTGGTTTTACATCGAGGTGGGAGGATGGTGACAATTTCCACTCAGTCACCTTTGGGTCCAGACCGAGGCCGGAGCATAACAGTCCCACTGTCCCAGGTAGCCTGTCATGCTCACAGACATGAGTCACCCTCATTCATCCCTCTCAAGGTCAAAGGACATAAGTTCTACTTTCTGCTGGACAAAGAGGGGACTGTGAACAACGCCAGGCTCTTTGATATCACTGTTGGGGCTTATCGGCCAGTTTAA